From Deltaproteobacteria bacterium, a single genomic window includes:
- the rpsF gene encoding 30S ribosomal protein S6, translating to MERRYETIAIVDPDAGDEGCKAVVARSRELVGSGGGRVEVVEEWGRRTLAYPIRKKKEGYYFYICYSGGAATVKDLERSLKLDETVLRLQTVRLEKGEGPQPPKEQEEGEAAQAAGAETGTDTGGEAGGGTPAREQAGEESGTAGEEAAAGDEGGER from the coding sequence ATGGAGAGAAGGTACGAGACCATAGCCATCGTCGACCCCGATGCGGGTGACGAGGGCTGCAAGGCTGTGGTGGCAAGGAGCAGGGAGCTTGTCGGCTCCGGCGGCGGCCGTGTAGAGGTCGTCGAGGAGTGGGGCAGGCGCACGCTGGCCTACCCGATCCGGAAGAAGAAAGAGGGTTACTACTTCTATATCTGCTACAGCGGCGGCGCCGCCACCGTGAAGGACCTGGAACGCTCGCTCAAGCTCGACGAGACGGTGCTGCGGCTCCAGACGGTGAGGCTTGAAAAGGGCGAGGGTCCCCAGCCCCCGAAGGAGCAGGAAGAGGGAGAGGCCGCGCAGGCCGCCGGGGCCGAGACCGGGACCGATACCGGCGGCGAGGCCGGCGGCGGGACGCCGGCGCGGGAGCAGGCCGGTGAAGAGAGCGGGACGGCCGGGGAAGAGGCCGCCGCGG